The DNA segment TCCATTTTAACCCAACCCTCTTGGTCTCCTGCAATATTTTCCGCATTCAACAACTGGATCATTTCATTCATGAACGTGTTATTACCAGCTGTATAAATTTCTGGAGCTGGAGATACTTCTATAAATACGGACTTCTTAGCTTCTACTGTTGAAGCTTTTTCTTGAATTGCTGCTACTTCGTCCTTCATCGTTTGTACCATTTCTTCAGCTTCTGTAATCGCACCAGTTGCTTGTCCTATGGTAATCATCGTGTCATACACTTCTTCAAAGTTCATAGCGGTTTTCACTACATAGACATTTACTCCTGCGTCACGCAGTTGTTGAAGGCCAGCTTCACCCATTCCAAGTCCTGACTCATGTGCAAGTACTAGGTCAGGATTTAAAGAAATGATTTTCTCTACATTGAATTCTTGTCCACCTATTTTTTCTTTTGTTGCAGCTTCTTCTGGAAAGTTGTCAAAGTCAGAAACTCCAACTACTTTATCGCCTAAATCTAAACCAAATAGGATTTCTGTATTACTAGGAATCATTGATACAATTGCCTTCGGTGCCTCTTTAAGTGTAATTTCATTATCCGTCACGTCTGTTAGTGTAACTGGGTATGCCGATTCTACTGCTTCCGTTTTTTCTGTATCCTTTTGTTGTGCCGGTGTCGCTTCTTCTTGCCCACATGCCGTTAATAGTATTGCTACGAGCGCCGTTGCGAGCCATAATTGCCAAATCTTCTTCATGAATGTGTTCCTCCTCGATCTGTTGGGTGTGACTTGAGCGTTTAATAAACACTCATTTTAATGCATAAAAAAATCCTCCGCGTATAGTCGGAAGATGGTTGGGAGAATATAAGCTTTTGCTAAAGTGAGCATGAGCTGATTCACACCATTCCTATCCTCGTAGGGTTGCGGGCGTTACGCACGTAGGCAGGTCTCCTGGCTTGTGATCAATGGAATGGCGCGTCTTCCCAAAGCAAATGCTTCAGTGACATGATGCGCTTTCCTCTCACATACAGTGGCGGGACCGCGTCGGAGTTGAACCGACTTCCCTTTTAACTCTGCGATTAAAGCAGAGCACCTTCGTGTTGAAACTATGTAATTCAACTTTATTATACAGTATTTCCTTTGAGTGTCGAGAACTCCTTTAAGAAATAAAGAAAGGTCCTTTTATGAAAGTACAATTAATTTGGTCAGTCGATCAGAGTTTCGCTTTAGGGAATTACAGGATGGTTTATTTGTATTAGTTGTTAACCCCCTCCTATTTGAATAAAAATAAGGTACGATTGCGGTTCATTATTATAAATATTTGAATGGTTGTATTTTTTTCATAATGGGGTATATAGATTGTCATACAGGAAAGTCTGAATATGAGGTGTTCATGTGAACGTATTTGAATCGAATGGTGTTTCCTTAGTCTATGAAGAGTTTGGTGAGGGTGAGCCGCTATTGCTATTGCATGGATTGACAGGTAACCGACATATGTTTGACGAGGATGTAAATGTATTTAGGAAGTATTTTCGTACGATTGTCCTGGATGCCCGTGGTCATGGGGACTCCGACAAACCCGTTGCTTATACATTAGATGATCATATTGCCGATGTGTTGCGCTTACTTGACCATTTGGAAATTGATGCGAGCTATTTGATTGGCGTATCGATGGGCAGTTATATTGCACAGGGAGTTGCAATTGCTTCCCCTGAACGTGTGAAGCAGATGATTTTAGTTGCTACTAAACCAGAAGGAAAAACATCTTCCTTGCAAGCGTTGTTTCTGAAGTATCAGAACCAATTAGAAGGTCTGTCATTTTCCCAGAAAGTAATGAAAGTATCTCCGTATATGTTTCACGATTTGGGAGCAATCGGTGAATGGAGTAAAGAAGCTGCGAAAAAGAGTTCTCCTCTACAAGCTGATCAGATTGTAGCAGCAAATGCAGCTTTAGAAGGGTTTGATTTCCGTCATGATTTGCACTTAGTGACAGCTAAAACACTTGTAATTAGCGGGAATCATGATGAGTTAAATCCACCAGAAGTTGGACGTGAAACCGCTCGCTTAATTCCACATGCTACGTTTGTTGAATTTAATCAATCTGGACACGCACCGAATGTAGAGCAACATTTATTATATATGGATTTTGTTTTAGAGTTTTTAAATAAGAAATAGTTGATTCAAAGATAAACATAACAATACCCGCCAAGCAACAGCTGGCGGGTATTGTTATGAGGGTCTTCAACAACTTAATTGGTGTGGTCGGATTTCTCAGATGTAACACGCAGGGAAGGATTATCGTGATGAAGTTGTTTAAATTTCACGCTACAATCGACTAAATAGTTTTCATTATTTAACTATTAAAACGTGAAGCTTAATATTTACAACGTGAAGACTTATTTTTACAACGTCAACCTCCATAATTACAACGTGATACCGAATAATTACAACTGAGCTAACGCTCGCCTAGATTTAATGTACGATAGAGTGTGACATAGGGCTCTATATAGAAGGTTTGGCACCGTGACACTTGTTATCTCGTATTTTCGCGGGTGGATATCAAGCATTCGCTTTGGTTTATCTCGAATTCGATGAGAGATATGTAGCATTTGCTGTCTTTTATGTGAAATTACTACACACTTATCTAGCATTCTCGCGTTTAACACAAAATTT comes from the Paenisporosarcina antarctica genome and includes:
- a CDS encoding ABC transporter substrate-binding protein encodes the protein MKKIWQLWLATALVAILLTACGQEEATPAQQKDTEKTEAVESAYPVTLTDVTDNEITLKEAPKAIVSMIPSNTEILFGLDLGDKVVGVSDFDNFPEEAATKEKIGGQEFNVEKIISLNPDLVLAHESGLGMGEAGLQQLRDAGVNVYVVKTAMNFEEVYDTMITIGQATGAITEAEEMVQTMKDEVAAIQEKASTVEAKKSVFIEVSPAPEIYTAGNNTFMNEMIQLLNAENIAGDQEGWVKMDPEEIVNRNPDVIITTYGGYTPDATEQVLTRVGFGTVTAIKNKEVFDVDGDKTGRSGPRLTEGLEEMAKAIYPEVFSE
- a CDS encoding alpha/beta fold hydrolase, translated to MNVFESNGVSLVYEEFGEGEPLLLLHGLTGNRHMFDEDVNVFRKYFRTIVLDARGHGDSDKPVAYTLDDHIADVLRLLDHLEIDASYLIGVSMGSYIAQGVAIASPERVKQMILVATKPEGKTSSLQALFLKYQNQLEGLSFSQKVMKVSPYMFHDLGAIGEWSKEAAKKSSPLQADQIVAANAALEGFDFRHDLHLVTAKTLVISGNHDELNPPEVGRETARLIPHATFVEFNQSGHAPNVEQHLLYMDFVLEFLNKK